One Sodalinema gerasimenkoae IPPAS B-353 DNA segment encodes these proteins:
- a CDS encoding pirin family protein has translation MFSLRAADDRGKVNLGWLNSRHSFSFGHYYDRNHMGFRSLRVINEDLVEPGQGFSTHGHRDMEIITYVLDGALAHKDSLGNGSTIRPGDVQRMSAGTGILHSEFNPSDRDRVHLLQIWILPNQEGVEPSYEQRYVSPEEKQGQLHCIASPSGELGSVKLHQDAYIYATILEPGESVKHCLAGDRGVWIQVARGSVQVQEHTLQAGDAIALWETPDLQLTGCHETAEVLLFDLA, from the coding sequence ATGTTCAGCTTACGTGCCGCCGACGATCGCGGGAAAGTGAATTTGGGCTGGCTAAACAGTCGTCATAGTTTCTCCTTTGGTCATTACTACGACCGCAATCACATGGGCTTCCGCAGTCTGCGAGTGATTAACGAAGATCTCGTGGAACCGGGACAGGGCTTTTCCACCCACGGCCATCGGGACATGGAGATCATCACCTACGTCCTCGACGGGGCCCTAGCGCATAAAGACAGTCTCGGCAATGGTTCTACCATCCGCCCAGGAGACGTGCAACGGATGTCAGCGGGAACTGGGATTCTCCATAGTGAATTTAATCCCTCCGATCGCGATCGCGTCCATCTGTTGCAAATTTGGATTCTGCCCAACCAGGAGGGCGTAGAACCCAGCTATGAGCAGCGTTATGTCTCCCCCGAGGAAAAACAGGGACAACTGCACTGTATTGCCTCTCCTAGCGGTGAACTAGGGTCGGTCAAGCTCCATCAAGATGCCTATATCTATGCCACGATCCTCGAACCGGGAGAATCTGTGAAGCATTGTCTCGCCGGCGATCGCGGAGTCTGGATTCAAGTGGCCCGAGGCAGCGTACAAGTCCAAGAGCATACCTTACAAGCCGGAGACGCGATCGCCCTCTGGGAAACCCCAGACCTACAACTGACAGGTTGCCACGAGACAGCCGAAGTCCTACTCTTCGACCTAGCCTGA
- the fabG gene encoding 3-oxoacyl-[acyl-carrier-protein] reductase, whose amino-acid sequence MDALPANLQHLTDKVAIVTGGSRGIGRATALALASEGANLVVNYANSSAAAEEVVAEIKTMGSQAIAVKADVSQEDDANALIKAATDTWGRVDILVNNAGITRDTLLMRMKPADWQAVIDLNLTGVFLCTRAVTKLMLKQKSGRIINIASVAGQMGNPGQANYSAAKAGVIGFSKTVAKELATRGITVNAVAPGFIATDMTDDLKSDEILKFIPLGRFGEASEVAGLIRFLAADPAAAYITGQTFNVDGGMVMA is encoded by the coding sequence ATGGATGCGTTACCCGCAAACTTACAACACCTGACCGACAAAGTAGCGATCGTCACTGGAGGGTCCCGAGGCATTGGTCGAGCCACCGCCTTGGCATTAGCCAGCGAAGGCGCTAACCTGGTGGTTAACTATGCCAATTCCAGTGCCGCCGCCGAGGAGGTGGTCGCTGAGATTAAGACCATGGGGAGTCAGGCCATTGCCGTCAAAGCCGATGTCTCCCAAGAAGACGACGCTAATGCCCTGATTAAAGCCGCCACCGACACCTGGGGACGAGTCGATATCCTCGTCAACAACGCCGGAATCACCCGCGATACCCTATTAATGCGGATGAAGCCCGCCGATTGGCAAGCGGTGATTGATCTCAACCTCACCGGGGTTTTTCTCTGCACCCGTGCCGTCACTAAACTGATGCTGAAACAAAAATCGGGGCGAATTATCAACATTGCCTCCGTTGCCGGACAAATGGGAAATCCCGGACAAGCCAACTATAGTGCCGCCAAAGCGGGAGTGATTGGCTTTAGCAAAACCGTTGCCAAAGAACTGGCAACCCGAGGCATTACCGTCAACGCCGTTGCACCGGGGTTCATCGCCACCGATATGACCGATGATCTCAAATCCGATGAGATTCTCAAGTTTATTCCCCTAGGACGCTTTGGAGAAGCCAGCGAAGTGGCCGGCTTGATTCGCTTCCTCGCCGCTGATCCCGCCGCCGCCTATATCACCGGACAAACCTTTAATGTCGATGGTGGCATGGTTATGGCTTAG
- a CDS encoding cupin: MNWFITDTGDCQSLEFQSWEPTQPYRLYRFLTELEDILKEIEGDRQRLEAIAPRVCEFLETATWLDTAYVPPDPKRGWSVSKLYTEQDYPLTVQLVSWKPGAKSTIHNHATWGLVAMLSGCERNRFWRRTTGNQIEEVGDRIVCEGELITFSPGAIHQIEVFGDEPTISFNLYGETDFPQRFKFDAIAQTAENF; the protein is encoded by the coding sequence ATGAACTGGTTTATCACCGACACAGGAGACTGTCAGTCTCTGGAATTCCAATCCTGGGAACCCACTCAACCCTATCGGCTGTATCGATTCCTGACGGAACTTGAGGATATCCTTAAGGAGATTGAGGGCGATCGCCAACGCCTAGAAGCGATCGCCCCTCGGGTGTGTGAATTCCTGGAAACGGCAACTTGGCTGGATACGGCCTATGTTCCCCCAGATCCGAAACGGGGTTGGTCTGTGTCCAAACTCTATACTGAACAAGACTACCCGCTGACGGTGCAACTGGTGTCCTGGAAGCCGGGGGCGAAGTCCACAATTCATAACCACGCCACCTGGGGATTAGTTGCCATGCTCAGTGGCTGTGAACGGAATCGTTTTTGGCGGCGAACGACGGGGAATCAGATTGAGGAAGTGGGCGATCGCATCGTCTGCGAGGGAGAACTCATCACCTTTAGCCCCGGTGCCATTCATCAGATTGAAGTGTTCGGGGATGAACCGACCATTTCCTTTAATCTCTATGGGGAAACGGACTTTCCTCAACGCTTTAAGTTTGATGCGATCGCCCAAACGGCAGAAAACTTCTAA
- a CDS encoding Hsp20/alpha crystallin family protein: MQLYTLNPFNELERLERQINRAFNEIAGEDNSRNWSIPIQLEEQAEAFILRALLPAINREDLDIEVTRESVAIAGEYHKPQPGDNNKRFYSEFPVGKFRRTLSLPLPVMNSDAQAEYQDGVLTLTLPKAPEAVHRVVKLNVFGDSEPQQIEPENSQS, from the coding sequence ATGCAACTCTACACCCTTAATCCCTTCAACGAACTCGAACGCCTCGAACGCCAAATCAACCGAGCCTTTAACGAAATTGCCGGCGAAGATAACTCTCGCAACTGGTCAATTCCCATACAACTCGAAGAACAAGCAGAAGCCTTCATCTTACGGGCCTTACTCCCCGCCATCAACCGCGAAGACCTAGATATTGAAGTCACCCGTGAAAGCGTGGCGATCGCCGGTGAATATCACAAACCCCAACCCGGTGACAATAACAAACGCTTCTACAGCGAGTTCCCCGTGGGCAAATTCCGCCGTACCCTCAGCCTACCCCTTCCTGTCATGAACAGTGACGCCCAAGCCGAGTATCAAGACGGCGTTCTCACCCTCACCCTGCCCAAAGCACCAGAAGCTGTCCATCGCGTCGTAAAACTTAACGTTTTCGGCGACAGTGAACCGCAACAAATCGAACCGGAAAACAGCCAAAGCTAA
- a CDS encoding isoprenyl transferase yields MSAKPTLLGPLPTDLDPARLPRHVAAIMDGNGRWAQRRGLPRLVGHQRGVDALKALVRCCDDWGIEALTAYAFSTENWGRPLEEVDFLMMLFERVLRQQLKEMMEKNVRIRFVGNLSTLPASLQREIESAMGQTENNSGIQFTVATNYGGRQEIVAACQEIARQVQRGELQPEEIDTSLFERHLYTAGVGDPDLLIRTSGEMRISNFLLWQIAYAELYVTDTLWPEFDRHAFREALLAYQRRDRRFGKVKTPSI; encoded by the coding sequence ATGAGTGCGAAGCCAACGCTCTTAGGACCGTTACCCACTGACCTCGATCCGGCTCGATTGCCGAGACATGTTGCTGCGATTATGGATGGCAATGGACGCTGGGCGCAGCGCCGAGGACTTCCCCGTTTGGTGGGCCATCAACGAGGGGTTGATGCGTTGAAGGCGTTAGTTCGCTGTTGCGATGATTGGGGCATTGAAGCGTTAACGGCCTATGCGTTTTCGACGGAAAATTGGGGACGACCTCTAGAGGAAGTGGATTTCCTGATGATGCTGTTTGAGCGGGTTCTACGTCAGCAGTTGAAGGAGATGATGGAGAAGAATGTCCGGATTCGCTTTGTGGGCAATCTCAGTACTCTCCCGGCGTCTCTCCAACGTGAGATCGAGTCAGCCATGGGCCAGACGGAGAACAATTCTGGGATTCAGTTTACGGTGGCTACCAACTATGGCGGGCGACAGGAAATTGTGGCGGCGTGTCAGGAGATTGCCCGGCAGGTGCAACGGGGAGAACTTCAGCCGGAGGAGATTGATACCAGTCTGTTTGAACGGCATCTGTATACGGCTGGGGTGGGTGATCCAGATTTGCTCATCCGTACCAGTGGCGAGATGCGGATTAGTAATTTCCTTCTCTGGCAGATTGCTTATGCGGAGTTATATGTGACGGATACCCTTTGGCCCGAGTTTGATCGTCATGCGTTTCGGGAGGCGTTGCTGGCGTATCAACGGCGCGATCGCCGTTTTGGCAAGGTGAAAACTCCGTCGATTTAA
- the cdaA gene encoding diadenylate cyclase CdaA produces MESLWQQWLANSSGTQPVLWRLVQQSWVILDVGLVFLLTYTILVVVSERRTLWMVQGLVFLIVAAAIGNALNLTLLHFVLDKIAIISAVAMAVTLQSEFRQLLEQLGRGDLSGLFQSSRDSLPKSDSIVDEVVDAVKELSQNRTGAIIVMETRQPIDERDFSVPGVKLNAEVSKELLQTIFQTSTLLHDGAVLIRASRIISAGAILPLSERKASRQLGTRHRAAMGITERVKNCVCVVVSEETGSISLAERGTLNRPLTSSKLKELLEAYFSTKGDGEVVAPNWRNLTRQLSHKGGSAISRFFRVTPSTPKDKQ; encoded by the coding sequence ATGGAATCTCTGTGGCAGCAATGGTTAGCAAATTCAAGCGGCACTCAGCCCGTGCTATGGCGCTTGGTTCAACAATCCTGGGTCATCCTTGACGTCGGGTTAGTTTTCCTATTGACCTATACGATTTTGGTGGTTGTCAGTGAGCGGCGCACCCTCTGGATGGTACAGGGGTTAGTGTTCTTGATTGTTGCCGCTGCGATCGGCAATGCTTTAAATCTGACGTTGCTGCATTTTGTCCTGGATAAAATCGCGATTATCTCGGCAGTGGCAATGGCCGTCACTCTACAGTCGGAGTTCCGGCAACTGCTCGAACAACTTGGGCGGGGGGACTTATCGGGATTATTCCAGTCCTCCCGCGACAGTTTGCCCAAATCTGACAGTATTGTGGATGAGGTGGTTGATGCGGTCAAAGAACTGTCCCAAAACCGCACGGGGGCAATTATTGTTATGGAAACCCGGCAACCGATTGATGAGCGAGATTTTTCAGTCCCAGGTGTTAAACTGAATGCCGAGGTCTCCAAGGAACTCCTACAAACGATTTTTCAAACGAGTACCCTCCTCCATGATGGTGCGGTGTTGATTCGGGCATCACGAATTATCTCGGCTGGTGCCATCTTGCCCTTGTCAGAACGTAAAGCGTCTCGGCAATTGGGAACCCGACATCGGGCCGCCATGGGGATTACGGAACGGGTGAAAAATTGTGTCTGTGTGGTGGTATCGGAGGAAACTGGGTCTATTTCCCTGGCGGAGCGGGGAACCCTCAATCGTCCACTGACGAGTAGTAAGCTCAAAGAACTCCTAGAGGCTTACTTTTCGACCAAAGGCGACGGGGAAGTGGTGGCCCCCAATTGGCGCAATTTAACCCGTCAACTGAGTCATAAGGGGGGATCGGCGATTTCCCGATTTTTCCGGGTGACCCCCTCGACTCCCAAGGATAAACAATAA
- the lysA gene encoding diaminopimelate decarboxylase codes for MVSTPSLETPLSGRTFLETAIASTSPNQSLVPLTTRLGDNDALEIGGCDVPTLVRRFGSPLYILDESTLRSACRQYRDAFARYYEGDSLVLFASKAWSCLAVCALVASEGLGTDVVSGGELYTALRAGVAPDRIYLHGNNKSAQELNYAIESGITVVADNWQDLRLLVELMGDRPNPVRVMLRFTPGIECHTHEYIQTGHIDSKFGFDPDSLDEVLQFVAEQPSLNCIGLHAHIGSQIFELQPHHDLPEVMVSWLQRAHAYNLPVTELNVGGGLGIRYTEADDPPSIEAWVKTICDRLSRACAEANLPLPRLLCEPGRSLIGTACVTAYSIGSRKTVPGLREYITVDGGMSDNPRPITYQSLYRAVIANRMNAPATETVTIAGKHCESGDVVIADAKLPKTEAGDTLVVMGTGAYNYSMSSNYNRLPRPAAVLVCEGEANLILQRETYEDLLRQDRLPERLAPKQGS; via the coding sequence ATGGTCTCGACTCCTTCTCTTGAAACACCTCTATCTGGTCGTACCTTCCTAGAAACGGCGATCGCCTCAACCTCTCCTAATCAAAGTTTAGTGCCCCTAACCACTCGTCTGGGGGATAACGATGCCTTGGAAATTGGGGGCTGTGATGTGCCGACCTTGGTGCGTCGCTTTGGGTCCCCCCTCTATATCCTCGATGAAAGCACCCTGCGCAGCGCCTGTCGTCAGTATCGCGATGCCTTTGCTCGCTATTATGAGGGGGACAGCCTGGTGCTGTTTGCCTCCAAAGCCTGGAGTTGTTTGGCGGTGTGCGCCCTCGTCGCTAGTGAAGGCTTAGGAACGGATGTAGTCAGCGGTGGTGAGTTGTATACTGCCCTGAGAGCGGGAGTTGCCCCCGATCGCATCTATCTCCATGGCAATAACAAATCGGCCCAAGAACTCAACTATGCGATTGAGTCAGGAATTACGGTGGTGGCTGATAACTGGCAGGATTTGCGGTTGTTGGTGGAGTTAATGGGCGATCGCCCCAATCCGGTGCGTGTGATGTTGCGCTTCACCCCCGGCATTGAATGCCATACCCATGAGTATATTCAAACGGGTCATATTGACAGTAAATTTGGCTTTGACCCAGACTCTCTCGATGAGGTATTGCAATTCGTTGCTGAGCAGCCGAGTCTCAATTGCATTGGCCTCCATGCCCATATCGGCTCGCAAATTTTTGAGTTACAACCTCACCATGATTTACCCGAGGTCATGGTATCTTGGCTGCAACGGGCCCACGCGTATAATCTACCAGTGACCGAGTTAAATGTCGGTGGGGGTTTGGGGATTCGCTATACCGAGGCGGACGATCCCCCGAGTATTGAGGCTTGGGTGAAAACCATCTGCGATCGCCTCAGCCGCGCCTGTGCGGAAGCGAATCTACCCTTACCGCGTCTCCTCTGTGAACCGGGGCGATCGCTCATTGGCACCGCTTGTGTGACCGCCTACAGCATCGGCTCTCGTAAAACAGTTCCCGGATTGCGCGAGTATATCACCGTCGACGGTGGAATGTCCGACAATCCCCGGCCGATTACCTATCAATCCCTCTATCGTGCTGTGATTGCTAACCGCATGAACGCCCCCGCAACGGAAACCGTTACCATTGCTGGGAAGCATTGTGAATCTGGAGATGTGGTCATTGCCGATGCCAAACTGCCAAAAACCGAAGCTGGCGATACGCTCGTCGTCATGGGAACCGGGGCATACAATTACAGTATGTCGTCTAACTATAACCGGCTTCCCCGCCCCGCTGCGGTCTTAGTGTGTGAGGGAGAAGCGAACCTGATTTTACAGCGAGAAACTTACGAGGATCTGCTGCGTCAAGATCGCTTACCGGAACGCTTAGCCCCCAAACAAGGCTCCTAG
- a CDS encoding GNAT family N-acetyltransferase, with translation MTSLVLHPLTSHQLEPILQLDQLCFGGLWTQEGYQRELDSPNSILLGIQDQDLPEPLLALGCLWAILDEAHLTILAVHPDYRRRGLGQLMLWGLLHAARQRQLSRATLEVNANNLAARSLYEQFGFREAGRRRRYYGNGDDALILWLSGLQNGNFLQKLEEWDQQIQHRIATWGGKILKRC, from the coding sequence GTGACTTCTCTGGTGCTACACCCCCTCACCTCCCATCAGTTAGAGCCAATTCTCCAGCTCGATCAGCTCTGTTTTGGCGGATTATGGACCCAGGAGGGCTATCAGCGAGAACTCGATAGCCCCAATAGTATTCTCCTCGGAATCCAGGATCAGGATCTCCCAGAGCCTCTATTGGCCTTAGGCTGTCTTTGGGCCATCCTCGATGAAGCCCATCTCACTATTCTGGCCGTTCATCCTGACTATCGCCGTCGGGGACTCGGACAATTGATGCTCTGGGGCTTGCTCCATGCCGCTCGTCAGCGTCAACTCAGCCGCGCCACCCTCGAAGTGAATGCCAACAACCTGGCCGCGCGATCGCTCTATGAGCAATTTGGCTTTCGAGAAGCGGGCCGGCGACGAAGGTACTACGGCAATGGGGATGATGCGTTAATTTTGTGGTTAAGTGGGCTACAAAATGGCAATTTCTTACAGAAATTAGAGGAGTGGGATCAGCAAATTCAACATCGGATCGCAACCTGGGGCGGAAAAATCCTAAAACGTTGTTAA
- a CDS encoding ATP-dependent Clp protease ATP-binding subunit, translated as MFERFTEKAIKVIMLAQEEARRLGHNFVGTEQILLGLIGEGTGVAAKVLKSMGVNLKDARIEVEKIIGRGSGFVAVEIPFTPRAKRVLELSLEEARQLGHNYIGTEHLLLGLIREGEGVAARVLENLGVDLSKVRTQVIRMLGETAEVAAGSSGGRTKTPTLDEFGSNLTQLAGEGKLDPVVGRQKEIERVIQILGRRTKNNPVLIGEPGVGKTAIAEGLAQRICTNDIPDILEEKRVVTLDIGLLVAGTKYRGEFEERLKKIMDEIRQASNVILVIDEVHTLIGAGAAEGAIDAANILKPALARGELQCIGATTLDEYRKHIERDAALERRFQPVMVGEPTVDETIEILYGLRERYEQHHKLKIDDLALEAAAKLSDRYISDRYLPDKAIDLIDEAGSRVRLLESQLPPAAKELDKELRRVLKEKDDAVRSQDFDKAGGLRDREMEIKAEIKAIAQSRKNETANSNEDSPTVGEEDIAHIVASWTGVPVNKLTESESEKLLHMEGTLHQRLIGQDEAVRAVSRAIRRARVGLKNPNRPIASFIFSGPTGVGKTELTKALASYFFGSEEAMIRLDMSEYMERHTVSKLIGSPPGYVGYNEGGQLTEAVRRRPYTVILFDEIEKAHPDVFNMLLQILEDGRLTDAKGRTVDFKNTLIILTSNIGSKVIEKGGGSLGFEFDDDKTEAQYNRIRNLVNEELKQYFRPEFLNRLDEIIVFRQLTKEEVKEIGDILLKEVFARLLEQGIDLKVTEKFKDRLVEEGYNPSYGARPLRRAIMRLLEDSLAEEILSGRIQDGDGALVDVDDEGKVVIKSQEPQEPQEDLLVSAD; from the coding sequence ATGTTTGAACGATTTACAGAAAAAGCCATTAAAGTCATCATGCTCGCCCAGGAGGAAGCCCGCCGCCTGGGGCACAACTTCGTGGGTACGGAGCAAATCCTCCTCGGATTAATCGGCGAGGGGACCGGCGTGGCCGCCAAGGTCCTCAAGTCGATGGGTGTGAACTTAAAAGACGCTCGCATTGAAGTTGAAAAAATTATTGGTCGTGGCTCCGGCTTCGTGGCCGTGGAGATTCCCTTCACCCCCCGAGCCAAGCGAGTCTTGGAACTGTCCCTAGAAGAAGCCCGCCAACTCGGTCACAATTACATCGGCACAGAACACCTGCTATTGGGTCTCATCCGCGAAGGAGAAGGCGTCGCCGCTCGGGTTCTGGAAAATCTGGGAGTGGATCTCTCGAAGGTTCGCACTCAAGTGATTCGGATGCTCGGAGAAACCGCCGAAGTGGCCGCTGGCTCAAGTGGGGGGCGCACTAAAACCCCAACCCTGGATGAGTTTGGCTCCAATCTCACTCAGCTCGCTGGAGAAGGAAAACTCGATCCCGTCGTGGGCCGTCAGAAGGAAATTGAGCGGGTGATTCAGATTTTGGGTCGCCGCACCAAGAACAACCCCGTGCTGATTGGGGAACCGGGGGTCGGGAAAACGGCGATCGCCGAAGGACTGGCCCAGCGCATCTGCACCAATGATATCCCTGATATCTTGGAAGAAAAGCGCGTCGTCACCCTCGATATCGGCTTACTCGTTGCCGGAACCAAGTACCGGGGTGAGTTTGAGGAACGGCTCAAGAAAATCATGGACGAGATTCGCCAAGCCTCGAACGTGATTCTCGTGATTGACGAGGTTCATACCCTGATTGGAGCCGGGGCCGCTGAAGGGGCCATTGACGCCGCCAACATCCTTAAACCCGCTCTGGCTCGCGGTGAACTGCAATGTATCGGCGCCACGACCCTGGATGAGTATCGCAAGCATATTGAGCGGGATGCTGCCCTCGAACGCCGCTTCCAGCCAGTGATGGTCGGTGAACCGACGGTGGATGAAACCATCGAAATTCTCTACGGCTTGCGGGAACGCTATGAACAGCACCACAAGCTGAAAATTGATGATCTGGCCCTGGAAGCGGCCGCTAAACTCTCTGATCGCTATATCAGCGATCGCTATCTTCCTGACAAAGCCATTGACCTCATCGACGAGGCGGGTTCTCGGGTGCGGTTACTGGAGTCTCAGCTTCCCCCAGCCGCCAAGGAACTCGATAAGGAGTTACGCCGAGTTCTCAAGGAAAAAGACGACGCGGTTCGCTCTCAGGACTTCGATAAAGCCGGTGGCCTGCGCGATCGCGAAATGGAAATCAAGGCCGAAATCAAGGCCATCGCCCAAAGCCGGAAAAACGAAACCGCCAACAGTAACGAGGATTCCCCCACCGTCGGCGAGGAGGACATTGCCCATATCGTCGCCAGTTGGACGGGAGTTCCGGTTAACAAACTCACCGAGTCCGAGTCCGAGAAGCTGCTGCACATGGAAGGAACCCTGCACCAGCGTCTCATCGGTCAAGATGAGGCTGTCCGCGCCGTCTCCCGAGCCATCCGCCGCGCTCGGGTGGGCCTGAAAAATCCCAACCGTCCCATCGCCAGTTTCATCTTCTCGGGACCGACTGGGGTCGGGAAAACCGAGTTAACCAAGGCCCTGGCCTCCTACTTCTTCGGCTCAGAGGAAGCCATGATTCGGCTGGATATGTCCGAATATATGGAACGTCACACGGTCTCGAAACTGATTGGTTCGCCTCCGGGCTATGTGGGCTACAACGAAGGGGGACAACTGACGGAAGCCGTGCGCCGTCGTCCTTACACCGTGATTCTCTTCGATGAGATTGAGAAGGCTCACCCCGATGTCTTCAATATGCTGCTGCAAATCCTCGAAGATGGTCGCCTCACGGACGCGAAAGGCCGCACGGTGGACTTCAAGAACACCTTGATTATCCTGACCTCTAACATTGGCTCGAAAGTAATCGAGAAAGGTGGCGGTAGTCTCGGCTTCGAGTTCGACGACGACAAAACGGAAGCGCAATACAACCGCATCCGCAACCTCGTCAACGAAGAACTCAAGCAATACTTCCGTCCCGAGTTCCTCAACCGTCTCGACGAAATCATCGTCTTCCGTCAACTCACCAAAGAGGAAGTCAAGGAAATTGGCGATATCCTCCTCAAAGAAGTCTTTGCCCGTCTACTTGAACAAGGCATTGATCTTAAGGTGACCGAGAAGTTCAAAGATCGTCTCGTGGAAGAAGGCTACAACCCCAGCTACGGGGCACGTCCCTTACGTCGGGCCATCATGCGTCTCCTCGAAGACAGTCTCGCCGAAGAAATCCTCTCCGGACGGATTCAAGACGGCGACGGTGCTTTAGTGGATGTGGATGATGAGGGTAAGGTGGTCATCAAAAGCCAAGAACCCCAAGAACCCCAAGAAGACCTCTTAGTCTCCGCTGACTAA
- a CDS encoding rhodanese-like domain-containing protein, translated as MTSTPSTNPTDRLQSIDPSSLKLQLDAGEILLIDVREPSEHAGEKIAGSQLMPLSRFNPQDIPSDRPFVLHCQTGTRSAQAAQKLFAAGVEQVSHLDGGLNAWKQAGHPTIVNKNAPISIMRQVQIVAGSLILIGTLLGAFVTPEFLFLSGFVGAGLLFAGISNTCMMARLLAKLPYNQQF; from the coding sequence ATGACATCCACTCCATCCACCAACCCCACCGATCGCCTCCAGTCCATTGATCCCAGCAGCCTCAAATTGCAGTTGGATGCTGGCGAAATCCTGCTCATTGACGTGCGGGAACCCTCAGAACACGCTGGAGAAAAGATTGCCGGTTCCCAACTGATGCCTCTGTCTCGTTTCAATCCCCAGGACATCCCCAGCGATCGCCCCTTTGTCCTCCATTGTCAAACCGGGACTCGCTCCGCTCAAGCGGCACAAAAACTCTTCGCCGCTGGGGTTGAACAAGTGAGCCACCTTGATGGCGGCTTGAATGCCTGGAAACAAGCGGGCCATCCCACCATCGTCAATAAAAACGCACCCATTAGCATCATGCGCCAGGTGCAAATCGTCGCCGGTTCCCTAATTCTCATTGGAACTCTCTTGGGGGCTTTTGTGACGCCAGAATTCCTATTCTTGAGCGGCTTTGTGGGCGCTGGCTTGCTCTTTGCCGGGATTTCCAACACCTGCATGATGGCCCGCTTACTGGCCAAACTTCCCTATAATCAGCAGTTCTGA
- a CDS encoding site-2 protease family protein → MQSGARIGSLFGIPLYIHSSWFVILALFTFAKGVAWQDAYNWGGAIPFVAGFVSSVLLFVSVILHELGHSLTAQTQGIKVNSITLFLFGGVAAIDRESKTPGQAFQVAIAGPAVSFALFVLLSLLVAVLPESPTPAGVLLGNLASINLVLCLFNLIPGLPLDGGQVLKAAIWKATGDRFKAVRWAAKSGVFLGTGAIAFGLFVALLVPGFTGGFWMALIGWFILQNANTYGRVTTLQELLLNTPVTEAMTRQFRVVDGQMTIREFADRYLLSEVYEGHSQHHPYFAASQGRYRGAIRPEDIRTVERSQWDYQALETIAHPIAELVTLPESAMVLDAILLLENSQRRELTILTPANAVAGVLDRVGIVQSIAQKTGMTIPPSEMEWIKNEARYPTSFPLVAIAKSIQLDS, encoded by the coding sequence ATGCAATCAGGTGCGCGAATCGGGTCGTTATTTGGGATTCCCCTATATATCCATTCATCTTGGTTTGTGATTTTGGCCCTGTTTACCTTCGCGAAGGGCGTAGCTTGGCAGGATGCGTATAATTGGGGCGGGGCGATTCCCTTCGTGGCGGGGTTTGTGAGTTCGGTCCTGCTGTTTGTTTCGGTGATTCTCCATGAACTTGGCCATAGTCTGACGGCCCAAACCCAGGGAATTAAGGTCAACTCCATTACCCTGTTCCTCTTTGGTGGGGTGGCCGCCATTGACCGGGAGTCGAAAACTCCAGGACAAGCCTTTCAGGTGGCGATCGCCGGGCCGGCGGTCAGTTTTGCCCTGTTTGTGCTGCTGTCGCTCTTGGTTGCGGTATTACCGGAGTCTCCAACCCCAGCGGGGGTGTTACTGGGGAATTTAGCCAGTATTAATTTAGTCTTATGTCTGTTTAATCTGATTCCTGGGTTACCTCTTGATGGGGGACAGGTGCTGAAAGCGGCGATTTGGAAAGCCACGGGCGATCGCTTCAAAGCTGTCCGTTGGGCCGCCAAATCTGGGGTCTTCCTGGGAACCGGGGCGATCGCCTTTGGTCTATTTGTGGCCCTGCTGGTTCCGGGATTTACCGGAGGCTTCTGGATGGCTCTAATTGGTTGGTTTATTCTGCAAAACGCCAACACCTACGGCCGGGTGACCACCTTGCAAGAACTCTTACTCAACACCCCAGTTACGGAGGCTATGACGCGACAGTTCCGGGTGGTGGATGGTCAGATGACGATTCGTGAGTTTGCCGATCGCTATCTCCTCTCGGAGGTTTATGAGGGTCATTCTCAGCATCACCCCTATTTTGCCGCCTCTCAGGGCCGCTATCGGGGGGCGATTCGTCCTGAAGATATCCGCACCGTTGAGCGATCGCAGTGGGATTATCAGGCCTTAGAAACTATTGCTCATCCCATTGCGGAACTGGTGACGCTGCCTGAATCGGCGATGGTGTTGGATGCGATTTTACTCTTGGAGAACTCGCAACGACGGGAGTTAACCATTCTTACTCCTGCCAATGCGGTGGCGGGTGTGTTGGATCGAGTGGGGATTGTTCAGAGTATCGCCCAAAAAACAGGCATGACCATTCCTCCGTCGGAAATGGAATGGATTAAAAATGAGGCTCGCTATCCCACCAGTTTTCCCCTCGTCGCCATTGCCAAGTCGATTCAACTGGATTCTTAA